The sequence aaacaaattatCAAGATCTGTTGTGCATATTTAtagaacattaaaaacagttCACTGAATGTATATTCAAAGCTACAAGGAGTGGATCTCAGTTGCACGTAAGCTCCAAGTTTTGCTTCACAAACGTGGAAGGTTTGCTGCAGAAAGTACCCTTCCTCATTCTGGCACAAACAGCCTCAATCTAAACATTCCCAGCTGACGTTTTGCAAGGTACAGGGGGAATGTGAGCTGGGATGGAAGCTGTTCAGCTAGAGGAAGGACAGTATGTTTCTCCCACTCACACGTTCCCAGGACTCAGCATTATTTAGAACATTCAAATTTATACCTGAAGCAAAATCCAGAAGCAtcactgtaaataaaattgAGCACAACACTAGAATTGTACAGGATGGTTTAATTTTCAgtacttctgtttgttttttttcttgaaattaaatgcaaacagGTTTTACTTTGTTCTTTAGCTTTATAGTATAAAATTCACTGGCAAGCAGTGGTGCGTTTCTTCCTCACACAGATGTCAGGgaagaatctgaaaaaaaggaatgtgaGAACGTTTCCTAGTTTGTATATTTTGTGCTTCTCATTGTCATATGAATCTTCTAGCTCCAtctttctgaaattcaaaatactGTGATAGCATAAACCCAAGTCTGTTCATTAACCTTCTTACCAGGCAGATAATCTACTGATGACAGCATGTCATCTTAAAAGCTTGGGGAGACGCCAAGGCCAAAATTAGCTGGCAACTGGTATAATAATTCTCACTCATTAGCAAACCCCAGAGCTCAGTGATGGAAATGCATCCTTCAGGTACCCACAGCAGTGTTTAGcagccattttttttaaatatatttgccatcagatgaaaaataagtaaattctGCCCCTCTGTGGCAGTTTCTAAACTGCACCTTTAGTAACTGGTTAGAGGTGGTGCCTCACAGCTTCTGTCCTTCTCCTCTCTCACCTCTAAGCAGTGCctcagctgtttgtttgttttcctggacACTCCAGGAATTTGCTCATCAACTGTTGCTCATCAACTCATACCACCAGAAATTCTGCCTCCATGCCTGTTACACAAgctgaaagtttatttttcctttcagtttttcctctcagcctactttttttttcccctcctttccagCCGCGGTAATTTCATTTTGACTCTAGCCTTGGTCCTCAGCTGAGGACTTTAAGGCATGAGCCTGAGGGCAGGGATGAGCTCTCTGAACTTCGTGCAGCTCAGATGCGGACTCCACTGACAAAGCATCTTATCCCCAGTCCCAGCTGTCGATGTGCTGCATGTGTAcaagttaaaaacagaagtcatcCAAATCTCTTTAGGGGTaaggctttttccttttattctgcAAGAAAACCATCAGCTCTGTGGAACAGTTGCTGATTACCATTAATTATTCTTGATGACTAgtaatttggagaaaaaaaaatgcttttctattATGCTTCTTAGTAAGAGGAACTCACTTGGAGGGTTCTCATTCATTGCCTTGGTTAACATTAATTTCTCAAGCACTAACAAGGCTACAGTGATGTCATATTTAATAGGCACTCATCACGATGGCCTCCATGTTCTGAGCACGTGCATTACGGGAGCCTTTAATTACATGGCTACATGTATTTTTGTCACaaggcccccccagccccgatCAGATGGCACCTGTTGGTTAACACTCTGTTCTTCCAAATTGCAGATCATTATCGCTGCTGCAAATAGTCAGACACTGCCTTTGAAGATACATCCTCGGAGGCTTTTTTCTAACGTAATGTTTAGATTTTGTTCcaaaacagaacattaaaaacaaacacctaaCTTTAGCGTGGCTTCCCCAGCAAATTTGAGTATTTATGCTGACTGCACTGACTTTATCAAAGAACTTAGAAAGAAACTAGCAGCCTCTGTACTTGTCTGATTTGACAGAGGTGGTGAGATCAGAAATGTTTGGTTCCAAACCAGTCTCTGAAGCTTGAATAAGAGTTTCTGAAGTGCTCAACTACCCTCCCAAACTGGaagccctcctgccccaccaACATATCTCTGTCTTGTTTCTTCTCTATCCCTTGCATGTGAATCCTCAACTCTTTCTCTATGTCAGCCCAGTGTCGAGATCTCAAACTTTTCACGTCAGTTCTTCTATCCTTCCTAGACAGTCTTGTTAGGCTACAGATCCTTTAACTACTTCTAGAGCgatttcacagaattgtaggggttagaagggacctccagagaccATCAggtccagcccccctgccaaagcaggttccttagatcaggctgcccaggtaggcatccagacaggccttgaatatctccagagaagacctccctgggcagcctgtcccagagctccatcaccctcaccacgaagaagttcttcctcacaTTTGGTGCCAAGCTTCCTGCGATCCATAAAATTGCACAGAGCCTCTTCAGCTCCGGCCGTAGTCGGCAGGATTCGAACCTGCGCGGGGAAACCCCAATGGATTTCTAGTCCATCGCCTTAACCACTCGGCCACGACTACACACAATTTACTACTTAGTGTCAACTACTCAAGGCTCACCTTACCTGTTTTGTCCCACCTACAGGGGGAATTTCACCATCCTTGTTCCTAGGTGCTTATTATTTTACAAGACACCTCACCTAGTTTGTTTCCTCCTTACTTTGTGATCTCATCCCACACCTCTCTGGACTCAGATCTAAGCTCTGAGTGTTTCCTCCACCAACAGGCCCCCAGTCATGCTTTCTGATGTACCTAAGTGCTGTAGTTCTGCCTGCTGAACTCTGGTCTTGCTCCACCACTCATCTCTGTTGATGCCCTGTTCCTTGTGCTCAGCATTCAGCCCCACCCCAGCTGCGTCATCTGCTTCCCAGTGCGACTTAGTACATCTGCACATTATGTATCCATTAAAATTCACAATTAATTGAAAGCAAAGTATTAATTTTCTAGAAGAGAACTCACTCCTAAGAATCAAAAGCTGTCTCTCCATTACCCTCTAGCGGCAGGAAGCAGGTAGCGTGCAGAACAACCCTTGAGATGGTTATACCTGTAGGTGTAAAATAGGGGGTTTTGAAATACgtttccatttctgtaaaaacaCCCTTTGACTAAAAATTGGGTATATGGTGTCTGAAATAAATTCCTACAGTCTAAAGTCTATGCTTGATGAGCTATAAGCTTGTACTTCTGCTAATAACTGTAGAGTATTAAAGAAATTCAATTACACCCTTCATACCAAACTCCCTGATCCACATTTCCCATTATGgagaaaaccaaaggaaaatgagacatCTTCCTTCTGCAAGCAGTTTTTATTCTTACTCAGTTCACCCCAAAAGGGCCCATAGATGACAGTGAAACACACAAGGATTTTCACTAAAGGACGTAAGTTGCTGTAATTTCAAATTGCTTTACCatcatgaagtatttttaaagcacttccaGTTTTGGAGGAGCTCTGGTGGTCAAGATGAAGGGTCAGTCCTGGTTATGTATCACACTGGACTTCTTCCAGCCTGCACACGTATGATACGTTCTCGATGAATGGTGAGAGAGAGACGAGTAATATCTCCATTTCTGTGgaatgtttatttcttcttttgtgacCTCTCTTCTTTCTACCAGCCATGAAAAATTCAGCTCACCAGCAAGATCCGTCATCTGGAAGGCTTCGTAAGACTGGTCCCCAGTCTTCAGGTTGGCTGTTTTGACTCAAGTGCCCTGCTGTCTCCCCGAATCGCTGCTAAATTAGCTGCCTTCTCCatggctgcttctgcagagaaCCCTAACAGTTCACCTACAGGGGAATTGTTCACTCATTTCCCACCCTAACCCCCTtaaaatctaccctcttttctACAATTCACATCTGCTTTTAGTACAGAAAATTTGAGAGCCACCATAACAGAGGCATGGCTGCATGCTCCCTTTTTACACCATCCAAATGAATTTCTTCAAGGGGAAGCTTGTATTCCAACACTCTGcttgatttttaaagcatgttcAGCTTTCAATCACTTCTGTTTCTCACAGGAACCTTCACAACTCCCTTTCCGTTCTGCAACCCACACCTTAAATCATGTATACAGTAAATAAAGCCTAACAGCTTGGTTCCTTCACCTCTTTGTATCGCTAGTCCTCTCCATGAATGATCCTCACTGCAGTCAGTGAGATTACTCACTAATTAAGGAGAACTCTGTGCATGTGAGTAGCAAAGATAATGCGTAATTACGTGCAGTGGGTTTCATTTTTAGACTTTTGGGGGGGTTTCCTGCAGGACCTGACTCAACCACAATAACCATCACAGATGTCCTTGCCTGCCCCAATCTTGCAATACACCATAAGTATCATTTTGAAGACAGTCACACTCACTCCACAAGAACAACAGGTAATTAGGTTACCTTTGTTTAGATAATCCAGACTGCTCTTTCATTATCTAGGCTAAGACGTGCTGTGTACTATTTCTCAGTATACAAACTCTGCCCCATAGCATTCCTTTGGATGTTGACCTGTTTTCAGAACAGGGAGCTGTATTAAACCTGctctacatttaaaatttgtctttctcTCCCTCAGCCCATCGGAtttattcagcatttaaatCTATGCTTgcctatttctgtttttcagcaaaagaCAAAGACCAATGCAAATGTGAAAACCTTGTGACATTCCAGAACTACGCAACCAGTGAAGTAAGAAAACTCACACAGCGATATATCCTTTCTTGTATGTAAATCAAGAGGGATGGgttaaaagaaattataacTAGCAAGCATAAGCTGCCTTCGTGGCACAGATCactctgctgaaatgaaaagctgaactACTTCGCAGACACTGTTAATCTCCAAGAAGCAAGGCTCCTAAGACTTGAAATCTGTTTCTCCTTCATAGAAGGGATCAAATTATTAATATGGATCTTTTAATAATCTGTAACAATTACCACCTTCAGGATCAGCAAAGAAAGCACTGGTTAAAGTCAAGACCAATactctctgctttgctttactTCAGATGTTAACAACATTTAGTAGCAACAGGAACCATGGGATATTTCCCTTCCTAGCTGCTAGGTGAAGCACCAGAGGCAGGAAGGTGTGTAAGGTAAGATTCTCAGtgaagaggaagcagaggacATAAGGTCTAATTATTTTCACATGAACAATTattcacacagaaaagaagcatAGATTGATAGATTCAAATTCCCCAAATTAAGCTTCATTATGAGGTTGCAATGCTACACATGCTAACCTGAAACTGTCTAACTTGCCTGCCCAAGAACTCCGCTATCGGGTGTGAGAGTGGAGTGCTGCTCTTAAGCCAGCTCAGCCATCAACCACAGAAGCATTTGTCCTATGTCCCATAATTTCCATCAGTAGTGTTCTTTGCAAGTCTGTCAGATTCcccaaaatacagatttcagcAACTGATAGACAAGCAAATCACAGGGTGCTCTACAGTATGTTTGTCCACCAGGCCTGATTTAGTAGGTTCTCAAAAGTAGCCCTACCAGCTCAGACCTTACATTCAGCTATTTTGTGGATCTCAACAGCCAGCCGCACTGCTATTTCCCATCTTCCCAAGAACCCTTTAGTGGCAAGGCATCACATTTTGCCCATTTCATTAATTATAAATCATTCCTTGCaaagcagaattatttcatAAAGTGGGGAGGGGGTTGTGAATCTGTCACAGTGGGCAGGTAAACACCAcacctttcccttcccccaaTTCCCACTAggacagggaaaaggaaaggaggaattaaagcaagaaaacttgCAAGTCATCATAAAAAAATTGTTCAAGAAGTGGAAGGACAGAGAAAACAAGCAATGCAAAGGCAATTGCTTACTACCTCCCATGAACAGACTGATACCCAGCCATTTCCCAAGAAAAAGGTGACTAACCTTCCTAAACCCTCCTAATTTCCAATTTTATTCCATGCTATGTGATGTCATGCTCCACAATACCTGACTGATCAGACAGCTGacgttattttttatttttttttttaatactgcatATCATCATTAGCTCTTTCCTTAACTTTTGCCTACTGGAAGAAATGACAAAGAGAATGGAAGACTTGGAAAACAGGCTAAAATACTGACCAAAGCATCAAGTGTACACTACactgtatatttatacatacaaaGTTGGGAGAGCTATTTTGTTAAATCAGTTTAAAGTAAAGTAACAAACCCATGTCTCAAGTTAAATAAGAGTATTTTGGACTCCTGCATCTGTAATACTGTGTGTTCTGTCTTGCATTGATTGcagataagatttttttttttttaaagttttatatataaacaatttAGTAACTAGCAAAAATTCTAATTCAGTAGAACTAAACTGAAATAAGCTatgcaaaacattaaaatgctgttatttttgatGTGAAACCTCCAcgttttgaagtatttttaaaggtatgAATTTATTTGGGTTGCTTTTCTGTACTTCCCTCCTCCACTCACTCTGCTCCTATTTCGAGCACGCTGACTGTGCGCCTACGTGTAGCTGTATGTACGTGCATGTGTAAGAACGGAACAGTGGGATGGCATTCGCAGCAGTTAGATTTCATACATTCTTTCCAACAAGTGCAGACTACTGAAATCAGTTGGAAATAATGAATTTATACTGTCTGTGTTGAAAACGCGATGAATGTAAATGAGCAAAGCAGGGAGTCTGCTGGCTCTCTTCTGCTACACTTTTACATTGACAGCAGCACCAGAATCATTTCTTGAACTAAAGGAACTAAATCTGGGGTTTAATAGGTACAGGCACCAGCAATTCCTTCTTTGCTTTGACACATTGTTTTGCCTCTTTACTGTCTGCAACCTGAAGTACACAACTTGATCTGTTCTGCTACAAAACCAAAGTAGTTGCAGCAAAATTAGATTAAATCATTGCAGACAAAATAATAAGTATGCACATGTACAAAGCAACAAGCTTTAAAAGGTATTCTACGTTTTAGCATTCTTTGGCAAATAGAATGCAAGTTTTGTGAGACTGCTGGTACATACTGCCTGTTGTTAAATGTTCCTTTCACTGAATGTCAGGAAAGTGCCAACACCCCATTTATTAGTCACTAATACTAAGGAACATCATGCAACTGTGAtctcacacaaaaaaaaggataaagccAGAAAATGCCAACATCCTCAACAGTAACACGTGTACATATTTAGGAATGAATACACAGTAATTTGCATTAGTAGTTTGTGACTgataaggtgaaaaaaatactaaaatctaTTCACACTTTTTAGTAAAGTCACTGGGATCCCCTAGCAACGTCCCGAATTTGCTACTGTGCCTCACATGATGCCTTGTTTTCCCATTAGCACCCCAAAATCCAAAACCTAAGGGAGTCACAGCCTGTTGGGATTTGACACCATGCTTACTGTGGTCAACTCCTGCTCCGCTTACCTCTGAAGAGCCCCAACTCATACAGAAAGCAACAGGCAAGTTTTGTTCCGCCAATGTTACTTctaacagaacaaaaaacacagcgGTGATAAAGAATCTTTGTTTATATAGTTTGTTCcctaaaaccaaaaatatataatacaatacaagtttttcttaaaacatatCTGTAACCAGTTTTATTGTAGAAAGAACACCATTACAGCATTTACTTCTCACTGGTTTGTTCTGGCATGCTTCTAATGATGTCAGAGTcacctgtaaaacaaaaatacatcgTTACAAGAAGACCTACAGAAAGATCCATTtccagaaataagaaaaaaaaaaaaagtaaagcttcTACAAACAAAATGTAGAAACAACGTGGatacagtatttataaaaacataatgCTGATGGCttgataaaagtattttttaacttcatttttgctAATTGATACGCAGTATGGTTATGATAATTATATACTTGTCACTAGCATTTACAAAGCCAGTACTAGAGCGACAATCTAGTCCTGGAGGACACAATGCACAGCTTTAATATAGCGAATGTCTAGCCTCCCCTGATCACGAGAATATCAGGACAGCGAGAATATTCGCATTGCACTACACAGCAGGAAGTTTCAGGTGCAGTTCTTTATCTTACAGTTAGCTTAACATAAAGCTCTTAATATGgcagccaaaaaaataaacctaaatgcagtgttttaaaaacaaagttttacctattattttaatacaaacaaGCTAAATAAAGGTTTCTAAAGAAACAGTGAACTCAAACTGATGTCACTTGGGGAACATTTGATCAAAGTTAAGAATCATTAAATCCGTATGTATGCATTCAATTAAGACAACTCTTGGTCAAACAGAACAATGGAAGGTAATTAGATTCTTCTCTAGAAGACTCAGGAAATAAGATAGGAAGTCCCCTAATTAGCAGACTCTACAAGGAACTTGAACAACTCTGAACAAAGAGTGCTACTAAGCCATAGAATTACACACCAATTTACAGTTTTATCACTTAATATGATTTTCAGCTCTGGTATTGGACTAGTATCCACTTGCAcgttgctttttcttttatagctcACCCTGGGAAGCAAGACAACTCATAACCCAGCAATTTGTTTTGCTGAGATCCTTTGTCTTGGATTAACAAAGTTCAAACCCAATTGATACAGAGAGCAGGTGACACAAGTTCATGTCCTAGCAGTGGTTTTAGACACATGTCCCATTAAGTTGCTTCCCAGCCACTGAAAGAAACCTCATTACAGTGACAGGTAAGCTCCCAAGGTTTAACAGTGAAAGGAGCTACATGCAAATGTAAGGAAGAGCAACTAAGTTCTAAGAACCTAGAACTCCTGAAAACAGAATATTGAGCAGAAGAAATTGAGAATGAAGCCCAATGGAAGTTACAGCAAAGCTACATCACACCTGCATGTTACATACTAGTGAGTAGCAGTGCTTGGAGGATGAAAGAACTGCTGATACACACCCGTCTGGGTCATTATACAGCAGCAGACACGTACCTGGGTCAATGATGGCCAGCGTGCACACTCTGTAGTATTTGCCACAGGCTGTACCCAACTCAATGTTGTTGCCGCTGTAATGGTGGACACCGGTCTTTGCGAGCATAGCGTAGTACTCGATCTCTGATTTTCTGAGATTCAAAAACTTGGTATTAAAGCACTGACAAACAATTCTGATCAACCATAATACACCAGAAGCAGGGCTAACTCCAGCTACGCTTAAACCctacagttttccttttctcccagaaaaaaTCATCTTGCAAGCAAATGTAACAGTGCCCTATGTTAATTCTGCATCTACACTTTCTTTAACCTGTCAGATACTCCTTAATGACAAAAAAGGGCCCCAAAAATTCAACAAGGAACATGTCAGGAGATGGAAACCACTAAAGACTTTGTTCtcaaaagaattatttctaCAGCCAGGAGCTTAAAGTTATAActtgacagcattttttttatgcttcaaatatattttatatcagtATCAACTACCAGTTCTTCCTTCCTGTAAAATTATTTCCCAATATATTACTTTGAAAAAGCAGGGACTGGGTCACGCTACACTTTCAGTGAATGCTATCACGGTGTGAAAAAACTTAAAGTATATTCTCTAATGTGAACTCTTGGTATTAGAAACCTAAAAAACAGCTGGGAAGAATTTTAACGTGTCCAGACCTGAAATTTGTATACACCAAACAACCCACCATGTTTAATTCATAGCAGCAAGGAACAGGCCAACAAGCTACTCTGTATTACCAATTCACATGAAGCACATGCTGTATTTATACAAAGCATTTGCTTTagtttaaaaaagtaataattcaCACATCTGCTTACCTCAAAGCCGGGCAGTTGTTGGCGAGGATGACCAGCTTGGCTTTGCCCTGCCGGATCATTTTCAGAGTCTGTTTGTAGCCTAGCACATATTTACCACTTTTCATAACCAGCTGAAGCCTAGAGTTTATAGACTCCAGGGactttttctgaaggaaaaaaaaaaaaaaaaaaaaaaaaagaaagctttatcATATGCTACTTTGCCTTTTGCAAAACGGCATAAGACTTAAGGTGAAGAAATTTCAACTACCAGCAATCTTTTCATGATATATTATTTGGAATGTGGAATAAAGAGCCAGCACAGTATATGATTGTGGATAAAAAGGATGCTGATACTATGCTTGCCCAACTTTATCAAAGTACCTCTTACCAGTTACACAGGAAAAAAGCGTTGTTGGTGTTACCTACGTTAATCGACTGCATCGTGGTGTAAGCAACGTGCCTTTGCAAAGCTCAGCCAAGTTGAATCGATATCCATACCACCTCCACCTTGCAAAGCTGAGCTAGGCTCGGCGTGTGGCACTTCCCAGGGCACGTGTTGACAGCATTAAGCAGGTAGGCAAAGCCAAGCAACCACATGCTAAACGAGCAGCCCCCCCCAACACGAGAACGTGGTGCTCATGCAGCAGCGGGTGCCACCACCTACGAAGAAACCCATATTTGCTGGAATAGACTTGAAATCATAGCAAAAAGATGGCAGAAACGCAAAGTTTGAGCTCCACCGCCCTACCACCCACACCAGGACCACAGCACCagctcccctttcctccccctacCACAGGGGCCCTGTGAGCAACCTGGGATGCCCTGGGGGGGAGGGAGCCGAGCCCACAAGAACCGGCCTCAGGCCGTGCCCCTCAGAAGCCCCCAAAGTCCCCTCAGAACCCCCGCGGGTCCCCTCAGAGGCCCGGCCGCCGCCTCACGCGGCCACGCGGCGGCCGGCCGCCACTCACCGTCTTCTTGGCGGCCACCATGTCGCTGGCTGGCGTCGGCTGGGGGGGGAACTGGAACACACAGAGGCCGACCGGGGGTCGGGTTAGCGCCCGTTAGcggccccccgagcccccccgcgccgcccggccccggccccactCACCGCTGAGGCGCCGCCAAGATGGCCGCCGCGAGCCAAAGGAAGGAGCCGCGGCACGCACCGCCTCTCCCCGCCGCGCCAGCTCTCGCGAGAGGCGCGAACGCCAACCagccccgccccggccccgcccgccgGCTGTCAATCCGCCCCCGCGCGCGGCTCCCATTGGCTTAGCGCGGCCAGGGGGCGGGAAGCGGGGGAGGGACGTGAGGGGGAGGCTCTGCGAAATGGCGGCCGCGCGTCAGCGGCCGGATACGAGGGGTTCTGTTCGCCTGCTGCCCTCGTCGTGTCCCTCATCCCCCGCGTCTCACGGTGCTCTATGCATCACGGAGCGATTTTAtatgcctctttttttcccttgcagccTCTGGGAGGCTTCAGGCACCGCTCAAGGAGAAGTCCAGGCGGCTTGCCTTCCCCcatgaggaaggggaagggacgCTGACGGGCAGCCCCTGGCCGAACAGGGCCCCGGTATCGAGCTGTGGGCGTTATGGCCCCAGTGGGTGCGGGGTGGCTCCTTCATGGCTGCCCGTCTTGGCAGGTTGAGCTTTGGGCACGCTTCATAAACCCCCTGGTCCTGCTCAAGGCAAAGgcctctcctccccttctcctctcccttttcatCTCAAAACAGGGCACAGAAACCAAGTCCTACCCCTGTGGGCTTTGGAAACAACTGTCTCTGAAAATACCTTTCTGAGCACACGCTACTGGAGAATACAGCTGCGATGTGAGAAAGTTACAGCTGTCACAGTGTTGTCTGTAGGTTCGTGCCCAGTACAACCTGCCAATAAGCACACAGAGTCAGAATCCACACGAAGGTCTTTTACTTAAAAGCTTTGGGACTACAGTAGGTCCCGTGGCGCTGCCTGGCATGGGACgatcgtagaatcatagaatcattaggattggaaaagacctccaagatcatctggtccaaccatcaccctaccaccaatgtcactcactaaaccatgtccccaagcaccacgtccaaccttgccttgaacacctccaagggacggtgactccatGATAGATTATCACCCCAcagatttccttcttccttacATTTCAAATACCAGCAAGCCACCATGCACTGTAGCAccaaaaagatatttaaacaaGACCataagtttttaaaagatgtcCCAGAGTAGCATAGAAAGGGGGGAGAAGCGGGCAGCACGGGTTCAGGTGATGCCTGCCTGGACACTGTGGGAACTGAGGTGAGGTTAGGAGCTTGGGGTGTTAGTTTCGAGTGTTCCCCTGTGaaaacctgcagcagctgagaggcCCAGCCTGTCCCAGGGGGCTAGCCCAGGACACTTAGGGATGAGTCCAAGTCTCTGTACTCTCTACAGCACTTTGTCTAGGAGCAGATGCTTGCTTTCTCTGTCCGCAGTCAGACACCACCTTTGCCAGTATTCACTGCATCTCAACAGCACCCTAAGGACTGATGGTGTAAGGGAGAAGGCATCCATCATCTCCTGCGGATCTTTGGCACCTCTGCATGCAGTCAGTCAGCCAAACTCA comes from Aythya fuligula isolate bAytFul2 chromosome 2, bAytFul2.pri, whole genome shotgun sequence and encodes:
- the RPL30 gene encoding 60S ribosomal protein L30, which produces MVAAKKTKKSLESINSRLQLVMKSGKYVLGYKQTLKMIRQGKAKLVILANNCPALRKSEIEYYAMLAKTGVHHYSGNNIELGTACGKYYRVCTLAIIDPGDSDIIRSMPEQTSEK